One Ictalurus furcatus strain D&B chromosome 24, Billie_1.0, whole genome shotgun sequence DNA segment encodes these proteins:
- the yars1 gene encoding tyrosine--tRNA ligase, cytoplasmic: MAEEMSPDKKFHLITRNLQEVLGEEKLELILKERELKVYWGTATTGKPHVAYFVPMSKIADFLKAGCEVTILFADLHAFLDNMKAPWELLELRVKYYEQVIKAMLESIGVPLDKLKFVKGTDYQLSREYTLDVYRLSSMVTEHDAKKAGAEVVKQVEHPLLSGLLYPGLQALDEEYLKVDAQFGGVDQRKIFTLAEKYLPSLGYAKRIHMMNPMVPGLTGSKMSSSEEESKIDLLDKKEDIKKKLKKAFCEPGNIQNNGVLSFVKHVLFPLHSEFVIKRDLKYGGDKVYTLYEELEKDFAVEQVHPGDLKASVEVALNKLLDPIRKKFETPELKKLTSLAYPSKNKNAVKVNPKKAEEEDEIIPSRLDLRVGRIVGVEKHPAADTLYLEKIDIGEEQPRTVVSGLVAYVSQEELQDRLVVVLCNLKPQKMRGIESQAMLLCASVDGKPKRVEPLDPPEGSAPGERVFVDGYTSGTPDDELKPKKKVFEKIQVDMKISDECIAQWNKKDLMTELGKITCKTLKGGSIY; the protein is encoded by the exons ATGGCAGAAGAAATGAGTCCTGACAAGAAGTTTCACCTCATCACTCGGAACCTTCAG GAGGTTCTGGGGGAGGAGAAGCTGGAGCTGATTCTGAAGGAAAGAGAACTAAAGGTGTATTGGGGCACAGCAACTACAGGCAAGCCTCACGTAGCCTACTTTGTCCCTATGTCTAAGATTGCAGACTTCTTGAAGGCTGGCTGTGAG GTGACCATCCTCTTTGCTGACCTCCATGCCTTCTTGGACAACATGAAGGCGCCTTGGGAGCTGCTCGAGCTCCGGGTTAAATACTATGAGCAGGTCATTAAGGCCATGTTGGAGAGTATTGGCGTCCCTCTGGATAAACTAAAGTTTGTCAAAGGCACCGACTACCAGCTGAGCAG GGAGTACACACTAGATGTGTACCGGCTCTCGTCCATGGTGACCGAGCATGATGCAAAGAAGGCTGGTGCTGAAGTAGTGAAGCAGGTGGAGCATCCTCTCCTGAGCGGCCTTCTCTACCCCGGATTACAG gCACTGGATGAGGAGTACTTAAAGGTGGATGCTCAGTTTGGTGGAGTGGACCAGAGGAAGATCTTCACTTTGGCTGAAAAG TACCTGCCCTCTCTAGGTTACGCTAAGCGGATCCACATGATGAACCCCATGGTGCCCGGCCTAACTGGAAGCAAGATGAGCTCTTCTGAAGAG GAATCCAAGATAGACTTGCTTGACAAGAAAGAGGATATAAAGAAGAAACTGAAAAAGGCCTTCTGTGAACCTGGCAACATCCAAAACAATGGAGTCCTATCTTTTGTCAAGCATGTCCTCTTCCCGCTGCATTCTG AATTTGTGATTAAAAGAGATCTTAAATATGGCGGAGACAAAGTTTACACACTGTACGAAGAACTAGAGAAAGACTTTGCTGTGGAG CAAGTCCATCCTGGTGATTTAAAGGCGTCAGTAGAGGTGGCCCTGAACAAACTTCTGGATCCCATCAGGAAAAAGTTTGAGACACCAGAGTTGAAGAAACTGACCAGTTTAGCTTATCCCTCAAAAAACA AGAATGCAGTAAAAGTGAACCCCAAAAAGGCAGAAGAGGAGGATGAAATCATCCCATCCAGACTGGATCTTCGAGTGGGCAGAATTGTTGGTGTAGAGAAG CACCCAGCTGCAGACACCCTTTATTTAGAGAAGATTGACATTGGAGAAGAGCAGCCTCGGACTGTCGTGAGTGGACTGGTGGCCTACGTTTCCCAGGAGGAGCTACAGGACCGACTTGTGGTAGTACTGTGCAATTTGAAGCCTCAGAAGATGCGGGGGATCGAGTCTCAAGCTATGCTGCTCTGTGCGTCAGT TGATGGTAAACCCAAAAGAGTAGAGCCTTTGGATCCACCTGAGGGATCAGCACCAGGGGAACGTGTCTTTGTAGATGGATATACATCAGGGACCCCCGATGATGAACTCAAGCCAAAGAAGAAGGTGTTTGAGAAGATTCAG GTGGACATGAAGATCTCAGATGAGTGTATAGCTCAGTGGAACAAGAAAGATTTGATGACCGAGTTAGGAAAAATCACCTGTAAAACATTGAAGGGTGGAAGCATTTACTAA
- the kiaa1522 gene encoding uncharacterized protein KIAA1522 homolog — MSRSSSTGDLVPKDIMEMLALQNKITKSRKKRGSSLSRTFSWFKGSKPKRLVSNGQSRSGRLGDWTGECTTTRQDADDHDVSKAGQKKDEHMKLTVHYTASQHYQENVFIEGSRPKYLEDLHTEAQEGLKILQQEEHNIARDLEEDQPVSTVMAQQENYVNCEERDGHLSFDSTADHSITSVSTVSAVSSRPVLTRQGSTFKPLNTVKRLDNPRKRSRRTTIMGIPQQVQRELSMGRGALLQLPTDEDDDSSGRIIIPTIDGEVPITNHEGARVHLQDIEALQISRDDQLLRHHIHAVYRDDFLLNTKSGPQISQRPRSLAVPGITTSSALLQEPQGPVMSISPQATYLSTVIPNAILPSAIDVIEIDRSCNRRSVRTVSKSSLAPASPASSRSGGGTHDEPNSTSSKWSHSQSSETIVSHTSTISFKGSIPSSHVTDSMKEVTDLNEEQMSFKSLVSCSSSTSKAGSQRLEQGELSDAAETAQNSRLFSRNLSVMKAKLPPAPPRRTYSLHLENLKQRPRELGGKKDLKYLGSNGRQLDADLNMKEDSTLSYTENISTQSPLFDESKLSVTASPLRPVQDSIEAQSESINSSPQDIFERTLSPSSGYSSQSGTPTHSSKDICPTSPGKQKLKPPKPERTVTRISPAVSVSSSLVSLSSNVSDPANQLKQTHTTQSQPPKISPATTTIKNKVTPLPTANLRELFNIPPPPKVKAPCPPPPETWAHNERTTELLCGPNPSARRIFGLQKHYQTDILLMKNQTTADTTNLTSGQRQISVETEMNGTHSENKAAMSDRKDEHMLVQEQVPLDEREQVSHVINKREHVNSEELKSEEESPVNSKKLQTADKVNQILLLKEQCVSKSCHVSIGGLPENDLSTPETERTDTEDQCFVKQTTDKEIPKHKLARNLSVEGPRVIGILPSPSPPPEHSPPPPPSKTFSVCSVSVLLQEEEVQPEMEQGLLTLEHSWPPPPPPLDESSDLVFEGQDEIDFPPPPPPGMQDSFIVISEHYKVESSGQRDSVAPEKPPDLSDISSHTEQNQEPQIIQSTTLVEKTINESLPVDSIPNMSDDKLLDQTHDKPQSFENVSQVCIDLLGSETPVPSEISLKSSKSHNIPLQTLPQETLLSPQHDPLNPPATLPRDLSQHTSHAPALSTDLKITPPLPMEDQSTVNFKRQPSLISKDSRCKGLSSSQKCAPIPKEDANIPLVTPSLLQMVRLRTVNVEDQVNLLSQEDTAGTETTPDQDLSVSIQVIPQKPVRKSMQSPVKSSSASSGPSMRLQEAIRMKTAAMSSSGFPARPSLRLPTPTANSNDMPALSPKTPDDCKSPASTASFIFSKSTKKVVIETATSPEAQASLKQSLAAELMQISDQHKSMVTNGTKKHHKVPPPVAKKPVHVTSPSEKVGTVTKLTILGSSSKQNNGVANNQQTD; from the exons CTGGACAAAAGAAAGATGAGCATATGAAACTGACAGTGCATTATACAGCCTCCCAACACTACCAAGAGAATGTGTTCATTGAAGGTAGCAGGCCAAAGTATCTGGAAGATCTGCACACTGAAGCCCAAGAAGGACTTAAAATACTACAACAGGAGG AGCATAACATTGCAAGGGATCTTGAGGAGGATCAGCCTGTT TCCACAGTAATGGCACAACAAGAAAATTATGTCAACTGTGAAGAAAGAGATGGACATCTGAGCTTTGACAGCACTGCTGACCACTCCATTACATCAGTGTCTACTGTATCTGCAGTGTCCTCAAGACCTGTGCTAACACGACAAG GTTCGACATTTAAGCCTTTGAACACTGTGAAGAGGCTGGACAACCCAAGAAAAAGGAGTAGAAGAACAACAATTATGGGCATACCACAACAGGTTCAGAGAGAACTAT CTATGGGGAGGGGAGCTTTACTACAACTCCCaactgatgaagatgatgattcATCTGGTAGAATCATAATCCCAACAATTGATGGAGAGGTGCCTATAACAAATCATGAAGGGGCACGTGTACACCTACAGGATATTGAAGCCCTTCAGATTTCCAGAGATGATCAACTTCTCAGGCACCACATACATGCTGTGTACAGAGACGACTTCCTTCTAAATACCAAATCTGGACCACAAATTTCCCAGAGACCCAGGTCTCTTGCTGTACCTGGAATAACAACTTCCTCTGCCCTCTTGCAAGAACCACAAGGTCCCGTGATGTCTATCTCACCACAGGCTACCTATTTATCCACAGTTATTCCTAATGCAATTCTACCTTCTGCAATAGATGTGATAGAAATTGATAGAAGCTGCAACCGGCGGAGTGTACGTACAGTTAGCAAGAGCAGCTTAGCACCTGCAAGTCCAGCTTCTTCACGCTCAGGAGGTGGTACTCATGATGAACCAAATTCCACCAGCTCTAAATGGAGCCATTCACAATCTTCTGAGACTATTGTCTCCCACACCTCCACCATCTCCTTCAAAGGAAGCATACCATCTTCACATGTAACAGACAGCATGAAGGAAGTCACAGATTTAAATGAGGAACAGATGAGTTTTAAGAGCTTAGTCAGTTGCTCAAGTTCCACCAGTAAAGCAGGCAGTCAGAGACTGGAACAAGGGGAACTAAGTGATGCTGCAGAGACTGCCCAAAACAGTCGATTGTTCTCTCGTAATCTGTCAGTAATGAAGGCTAAActaccaccagcaccaccaaggAGAACATACTCTTTACACCTTGAAAACCTTAAGCAAAGGCCAAGGGAACTGGGAGgcaaaaaagatttaaaatacCTAGGATCCAATGGCAGGCAACTGGATGCAGATCTTAATATGAAAGAAGATTCTACATTATCCTACACTGAAAATATCTCTACCCAGTCTCCATTATTTGATGAATCTAAATTATCTGTGACTGCCAGTCCACTCAGACCTGTTCAAGACTCTATTGAAGCTCAATCTGAATCAATTAACTCATCCCCACAGGATATATTTGAAAGAACACTATCACCTTCAAGTGGATACTCAAGTCAAAGTGGAACACCTACCCATTCTTCTAAAGACATCTGTCCTACCTCTCCTGGAAAACAGAAGTTGAAGCCGCCAAAGCCAGAGAGGACAGTGACACGAATTTCTcctgcagtgtcagtctcaTCATCCTTGGTTTCCCTGTCATCAAATGTATCAGATCCAGCCAATCAGCTTAAACAAACTCACACCACCCAATCACAGCCACCAAAGATCTCCCctgctacaacaacaataaaaaacaaagtgaCTCCACTACCTACGGCAAACCTCAGGGAATTGTTTAACATTCCTCCTCCACCTAAGGTAAAAGCGCCTTGTCCCCCACCCCCTGAAACCTGGGCTCACAATGAACGCACAACCGAACTTTTATGTGGTCCAAATCCAAGTGCCCGCAGGATATTTGGGCTCCAAAAACATTATCAAACAGACATTTTATTGATGAAAAATCAGACCACAGCAGATACCACTAACCTAACTTCTGGACAAAGACAGATATCAGTAGAAACTGAAATGAATGGAACCCATTCAGAGAATAAAGCTGCAATGTCTGATAGAAAGGATGAGCATATGCTAGTGCAAGAACAAGTTCCTCTGGATGAAAGGGAACAAGTGAGTCATGTTATAAACAAAAGAGAGCATGTAAATTCAGAAGAGCTCAAAAGTGAGGAGGAAAGTCCAGTAAATTCCAAGAAATTGCAAACAGCAGACAAGGTTAATCAAATATTGCTGTTAAAAGAGCAATGTGTCAGCAAGTCATGTCATGTTAGCATTGGCGGTTTGCCAGAGAATGACCTTTCAAccccagagacagagagaactgACACAGAAGACCAATGTTTTGTCAAACAAACCACTGATAAAGAGATTCCCAAACATAAACTCGCACGTAATCTAAGTGTAGAAGGTCCTAGAGTCATTGGTATCCTTCCATCTCCCTCTCCACCTCCTGAACattctcctcctccaccaccctCTAAAACGTTTTCAGTATGCTCAGTGTCTGTACTATTACAGGAGGAAGAAGTACAGCCTGAGATGGAACAAGGACTTCTCACTCTGGAGCATTCCTGgcctccaccacctcctcctttGGACGAGTCATCTGACTTGGTATTTGAAGGACAAGATGAGATAGACTTccctccacctccaccaccaggCATGCAAGACTCATTTATAGTCATATCAGAGCACTACAAGGTAGAATCAtcaggacagagagacagcgtgGCTCCAGAGAAGCCACCTGATTTATCAGATATATCCAGTCACACTGAGCAAAATCAAGAGCCACAAATTATTCAGAGCACAACATTAGTGGagaaaacaataaatgaatCTCTACCAGTTGATAGCATTCCAAATATGTCAGATGACAAATTGTTGGATCAAACACATGACAAACCACAATCGTTTGAGAATGTTTCCCAAGTTTGCATTGACCTACTTGGTTCAGAAACTCCTGTACCTTCGGAAATTTCTTTGAAATCTTCCAAATCACATAATATACCTTTACAAACTCTGCCTCAAGAAACCCTTCTTTCACCTCAACATGATCCTCTGAATCCACCAGCCACATTACCTAGAGATTTATCACAACACACGTCTCATGCTCCTGCACTCTCTACTGATTTGAAAATTACACCTCCCCTTCCAATGGAAGATCAGTCCACAGTTAATTTCAAAAGACAACCAAGTCTAATAAGTAAAGATAGCAGATGCAAAGGACTTTCATCATCGCAGAAATGTGCACCTATTCCAAAAGAGGATGCAAACATTCCTCTTGTCACACCTTCCCTACTTCAGATGGTGCGTCTGCGGACTGTAAATGTTGAAGACCAAGTTAACCTTCTATCACAAGAAGATACAGCTGGTACTGAGACCACCCCAGACCAAGATCTGTCTGTGTCTATTCAAGTAATTCCACAAAAACCTGTTCGCAAATCCATGCAGTCTCCTGTGAAGTCATCCTCTGCATCCTCGGGTCCTTCCATGCGCCTCCAAGAGGCTATACGTATGAAGACAGCTGCAATGTCTTCCAGTGGCTTCCCAGCAAGGCCCAGTCTACGTTTGCCAACCCCAACTGCAAACAGCAACGACATGCCTGCACTGTCCCCTAAAACACCTGATGATTGTAAGTCCCCTGCCTCTACAGCCAGCTTCATTTTCTCCAAGAGCACAAAGAAAGTAGTCATTGAAACAGCCACATCACCAGAGGCCCAGGCCAGTCTCAAGCAGAGCCTTGCAGCAGAGCTCATGCAAATTTCTGATCAGCATAAATCAATGGTTACAAATGGAACAAAGAAGCATCACAAGGTGCCACCACCTGTTGCAAAGAAACCAGTACATGTAACAAGTccatcagaaaaagttggaacTGTCACAAAGCTTACAATACTGGGCTCTTCAAGTAAGCAAAACAATGGAGTAGCAAATAATCAACAGACTGACTGA
- the mfsd2ab gene encoding sodium-dependent lysophosphatidylcholine symporter 1-B translates to MARGEGAEQYSNASMLKKTEPNEVRTGHKSEANRHLSVCNKLCYAVGGAPYQITGCALGFFLQIYLLDVALLDPFYASVILFVGRAWDAITDPTVGFLVSRTPWTRFGRMMPWIIISTPFAVISYFLIWYVPPVDQAKVVWYLIFYCLFQSLQTCFHVPYSALTMFISAEQKERDSATAYRMTVEVLGTVIGTGIQGQIVGMANTPCIPVGNDLNSTFLNSGSEVNISQPDLSLDKIRNAYMIASGVICAIYVLCAIILFCGVKERRETSKVQSEHMSFFRGIRLVMGHGPYAKLVMGFLFTSLAFMLLEGNFALFCSYTLGFRDDFQNVLLVVMLSATLTIPFWQWFLTRFGKKTAVYVGTTIVIPFLITVVLLKSNLIVTYVIAIASGVSIAAAFLLPWSMLPDVVDDFKVLNPESQGHEAIFYSFYVFFTKFASGVSLGISTLSLDFAGYVTRGCTQPKAVDVTLKVLVSAAPVALIIIGLLIFTSYPINEERRQGNRKLLNEQREMELAADSSETELVNIL, encoded by the exons agtgaAGCGAATCGTCACTTGTCGGTGTGCAATAAGCTGTGTTATGCTGTAGGAGGAGCGCCTTATCAGATCACAGGATGTGCCTTGGGTTTTTTCCTCCAGATCTATCTCCTAGATGTTGCTCTG CTGGATCCATTCTATGCCTCCGTTATCTTGTTTGTGGGACGAGCCTGGGATGCCATCACCGACCCCACTGTGGGATTCCTGGTCAGCCGGACTCCGTGGACCAGATTTGGGAGGATGATGCCATG GATCATTATATCCACTCCTTTTGCAGTCATATCCTACTTTCTCATCTGGTACGTGCCTCCTGTTGATCAGGCCAAAGTCGTCTGGTACCTCATCTTCTACTGCCTCTTCCAGAGTCTGCAAACG TGCTTCCATGTGCCATACTCGGCCCTCACCATGTTCATCAGTGCAGAACAGAAGGAGAGGGATTCAGCCACCGCCTATC GTATGACTGTGGAGGTTTTGGGAACGGTCATTGGCACTGGAATCCAAGGCCAGATCGTGGGGATGGCCAATACACCCTGCATACCAGTTGGAAATGATCTCAACTCCACTTTCTTGAATTCTGGATCTGAGGTCAACATCAGCCAACCAGATCTTTCCCTGGACAAAATA AGAAATGCTTACATGATTGCCTCAGGGGTTATTTGTGCCATTTATGTCCTCTGTGCCATCATACTCTTCTGTGGTGTGAAGGAACGCAGAG AAACCTCAAAGGTCCAATCAGAGCACATGTCCTTCTTCCGGGGCATCCGTCTAGTAATGGGCCATGGTCCATATGCCAAGCTGGTGATGGGCTTCCTTTTCACCTCTCTGGCGTTTATG CTCCTGGAGGGCAACTTTGCTCTGTTCTGTTCCTACACCCTGGGCTTCAGAGATGACTTTCAGAACGTCCTACTGGTCGTCATG CTCTCCGCCACTCTCACCATCCCATTCTGGCAATGGTTCCTTACTCGATTTGGAAAGAAAACCGCCGTCTATGTTGGGACTACA ATCGTGATTCCATTCTTGATCACAGTGGTCCTGTTGAAAAGTAATCTCATCGTGACCTACGTTATTGCCATTGCTTCTGGAGTCAGCATTGCTGCTGCCTTCCTCCTCCCCTG gtcCATGCTTCCTGATGTGGTTGATGACTTCAAAGTTCTGAATCCTGAATCCCAGGGACATGAAGCCATCTTCTACTCCTTCTATGTGTTCTTCACAAAGTTTGCCTCTGGAGTTTCTTTGGGAATTTCAACTCTAAGCCTTGA TTTTGCCGGATATGTAACGAGAGGTTGCACACAACCAAAAGCAGTGGATGTTACACTGAAGGTTCTGGTCTCCGCTGCTCCAGTTGCACTAATCATCATAGGACTGCTCATCTTCACCTCTTATCCAATCAACGAAGAGAGGAGGCAGGGAAACCGCAAACTGCTCAACGAGCAAAG GGAGATGGAGTTGGCAGCAGACTCGTCAGAAACCGAGCTGGTCAATATATTGTAA